One Labrus mixtus chromosome 12, fLabMix1.1, whole genome shotgun sequence DNA segment encodes these proteins:
- the mtmr9 gene encoding myotubularin-related protein 9 gives MEFAELIKTPRVDGVVLHRPFMPTVEGTLCLTGHHLILSSRQDNTEELWLLHSNIDSIEKRFVGSLGSIIVKCKDLRVIQLDIPGMEECLNIASSIEALSTLDLVSLMYPFFYRPMFEVIEDGWNLFLPEDVFKDLESMTDEWRLSEVNKDFGVCPSYPPLVAVPKDVDDETLKKVATFRHSGRFPVLSYYHKKNGMVMMRAGQPLTGTNGRRCKEDEKLINATLRPGKRGYIIDTRTINVAQQAKARGGGFETEANYPQWRRIHKAIERSNILQESLIKLVEACNDQSHSMDRWLSKLEASNWQTHVKEILTTACLAAQCIDREGASVLVHGTEGTDSTLQVTSLAQIILDPACRTIRGFQGLVEREWLQAGHPFQQRCAQSAYSNSKPRQEAPSFLLFLDCVWQILRQFPCSFEFSESFLVLLFEHAYASQFGTFLGNSTAERTKLSLPEKTVSLWSWVNRPQELERLTNPLFEANSLVIWPSVAPQSLLLWEGVFLRWNRSSRCFDEAYDEMVHIIEYNKELQSKVNSLRRQLAELETEDPLLQTP, from the exons ATGGAGTTTGCAGAGTTGATAAAGACACCCAGGGTGGACGGGGTTGTCTTACATCGGCCTTTTATGCCCACTGTGGAGGGGACCCTGTGTCTGACTGGTCATCACCTGATCCTGTCCTCCAGACAGGACAACACAGAGGAGCTGTGGCTGCTTCACTCAAACATTGACTCTATAGAGAAAAG ATTTGTTGGCTCTCTGGGAAGCATCATAGTGAAATGCAAAGACCTGAGGGTGATTCAGCTAGACATCCCAGGCATGGAGGAGTGCCTCAACATTGCCAGCTCTATTGAG GCTCTATCCACACTTGATTTAGTCTCCCTGATGTATCCTTTCTTCTACCGGCCCATGTTTGAAGTCATAGAAGATGGCTGGAACTTATTTCTTCCAGAGGATGTCTTTAAAGATTTGGAGTCCATG ACAGACGAGTGGAGACTGAGTGAAGTCAACAAAGACTTCGGTGTGTGTCCGTCATACCCCCCTCTAGTGGCCGTACCCAAAGATGTTGACGATGAAACGCTGAAGAAAGTAGCTACCTTCCGACATAGTGGCCGCTTTCCAGTCCTGAGCTACTACCACAAGAAGAATGGCATG gtAATGATGCGAGCAGGGCAGCCTCTGACCGGCACAAACGGGCGACGGTGTAAGGAAGACGAGAAACTCATAAACGCCACCCTGCGGCCAGGCAAACGTGGCTACATCATCGACACGCGCACCATCAATGTCGCTCAGCAGGCCAAAGCTCGAGGCGGAGGATTTGAGACCGAGGCAAACTACCCACAGTGGAGGAGGATCCACAAGGCAATCGAGAG GTCTAACATCCTACAGGAAAGCCTGATCAAGCTTGTAGAGGCGTGTAACGACCAGTCCCACAGTATGGACCGCTGGTTAAGCAAGCTGGAAGCTTCCAACTGGCAGACTCATGTCAAGGAGATCCTCACCACGGCCTGCCTGGCTGCCCAGTGCATCGACAG AGAGGGAGCCTCAGTGCTCGTTCATGGCACAGAGGGCACAGACTCCACCTTGCAGGTGACCTCTTTGGCACAGATAATCCTTGATCCTGCCTGCAGGACCATCAGAGGCTTCCAAGGCCTGGTGGAGAGAGAGTGGCTCCAG GCGGGCCACCCGTTCCAGCAGCGCTGCGCCCAGTCTGCCTACTCCAACAGCAAGCCTCGACAAGAGGCGCCTAGCTTCCTGCTCTTCTTGGACTGTGTTTGGCAGATCCTCCGCCAGTTTCCTTGCTCCTTTGAGTTCAGCGAGAGCTTTCTGGTGCTTCTGTTCGAACACGCCTATGCTTCTCAGTTTGGCACCTTCTTGGGCAACAGCACAGCTGAGAG AACCAAACTGTCTCTGCCTGAGAAGACCGTGTCCCTCTGGTCGTGGGTGAATCGGCCCCAAGAACTGGAGCGTTTAACCAACCCGCTCTTCGAGGCCAACAGTCTTGTGATCTGGCCCTCTGTGGCCCCTCAGAGTCTGCTGCTGTGGGAAG GCGTGTTCCTTCGCTGGAACCGGTCCTCCAGGTGTTTCGATGAGGCCTACGATGAAATGGTTCATATAATTGAATACAACAAGGAACTTCAGAGCAAAGTAAACAGCCTGCGCAGGCAGCTGGCTGAGCTCGAAACTGAAGATCCTCTGCTACAGACGCCATag
- the tdh gene encoding L-threonine dehydrogenase, translating to MPVIRTLSKVAQQALLSTPGCGCQPLTVAVRNISFSPRQVTSDASFHSVSFSETDHPKVLITGGLGQLGVGLAKMLRKRFGKNNVILSDIRKPPSNVFHSGPFIYSDILDYKNLREIVVNNRITWLVHYSALLSAVGEANVSLARSVNITGLHNILDIAAEHGLRLFVPSTIGAFGPTSPRNPTPDLCVQRPRTIYGVSKVHAELMGEYYHHRYGLDFRCLRYPGIISADSMPGGGTTDYAVQIFHDAIKSGKFECNLRPDTRLPMMYIDDCVRATLEVMEAPADTLSMRTYNINAMSFTPEELAQELQKQMPELEVTYDVDHVRQAIADTWPMDFDDSNARNDWGWKHDYDLPELVQTMLNYFGVESLMARAS from the exons ATGCCTGTCATCAGAACCCTCAGCAAGGTGGCCCAGCAGGCCCTGCTCAGCACCCCGGGGTGTGGCTGCCAGCCCCTTACGGTGGCTGTGCGCAACATCAGCTTCTCCCCTCGTCAGGTGACGTCTGACGCCAGCTTCCACTCTGTGTCCTTCTCTGAAACAGACCACCCCAAGGTTCTCATTACAG GTGGACTTGGTCAGCTCGGAGTTGGACTTGCCAAAATGTTGAG GAAGAGGTTTGGAAAGAACAACGTCATCCTGTCTGACATCAGAAAACCTCCAAGCAATGTTTTCCACAGTG GCCCATTCATCTACTCGGACATCCTGGACTACAAGAACCTGCGGGAAATTGTTGTGAACAACCGCATCACTTGGCTGGTTCACTACAGCGCCCTCCTCAGTGCTGTTGGAGAGGCGAACGTTTCCCTCGCTCGCTCTGTTAACATCACCG GGCTTCACAACATCTTGGACATCGCGGCTGAGCACGGCCTGCGTCTCTTTGTCCCGAGCACCATTGGCGCCTTCGGGCCAACTTCTCCTCGTAACCCTACGCCAGATCTGTGCGTGCAGAGACCTCGCACCATCTACGGTGTCTCCAAAGTCCACGCTGAGCTCATGGGAGAG TACTACCACCACCGTTACGGCCTGGACTTCCGCTGCCTCCGCTACCCAGGAATCATCTCTGCAGACTCAATGCCCGGAGGTGGAACGACAG ACTATGCAGTCCAGATTTTCCACGATGCCATTAAAAGTGGCAAGTTTGAATGCAACCTGAGACCAGACACACGGCTGCCGATGATGTACATCGACGACTGTGTGCGCGCAACGCTGGAGGTGATGGAGGCGCCGGCGGACACACTGAGCATGAGGACCTACAACATCAATGCCATGAGCTTCACCCCAGAGGAGCTGGCCCAGGAGCTTCAGAAACAGATGCCCGAGCTGGAGGTTACTTATGACGTCGACCACGTACGACAGGCTATCG CTGACACTTGGCCAATGGACTTCGATGACTCTAACGCACGGAACGACTGGGGCTGGAAACACGACTACGACCTGCCAGAGCTCGTCCAGACGATGCTCAATTATTTTGGTGTAGAATCGCTCATGGCGCGTGCTAGCTGA